The Campylobacter concisus genome has a window encoding:
- a CDS encoding GntP family permease, whose protein sequence is MSGIALIVCFVIAIILMILMISKFKVHPFLALMSISLVLAIVAGIDLSKIPAMIGVGFSGTFKSIGIVIIFGTIIGTVLEKTGAALKLADMVVKLVGQRRPELAMLIMGWVVGIPVFCDSGFVVLNSIREALYKKISASPVAMSVALSGGLYASHVFIPPTPGPIAAAGTLGLGGNLLLVIIMGTVVSVPVLVAVYFFSKSIAKSVTISDKEADATITASYEELLKKFGKLPCGFLSLAPIIMPIIFMAVGSVVDVLAKQGMLDKAALLPKIFLFLGNPIIALAIGVIFCVFLLAETKKMREFDHITNESLKIAGPILFITAAGGVLGNVITEAGFVNFIKENASTIKAIGIFFPFIISAVLKTAQGSSTVAIITTASIMGAFSADNSLMHTLGFTSEISAALCVMAIASGAMCVSHANDSYFWVVTNFSKMTADQGYRTQTAMTFIMGVVGMISVYILSLVLL, encoded by the coding sequence ATGAGCGGTATAGCTTTGATTGTCTGTTTTGTTATAGCAATCATCCTTATGATCCTTATGATCTCAAAGTTCAAGGTGCATCCATTTTTGGCACTTATGAGTATATCTTTGGTGCTAGCAATCGTCGCAGGTATCGATCTATCCAAGATCCCAGCGATGATAGGCGTTGGCTTTAGCGGTACGTTTAAAAGTATCGGCATCGTCATCATCTTTGGAACGATCATCGGCACAGTACTTGAAAAAACGGGAGCTGCGCTAAAGCTAGCAGACATGGTTGTAAAGCTAGTCGGACAAAGACGCCCAGAGCTTGCCATGCTTATAATGGGCTGGGTTGTTGGCATACCGGTATTTTGCGATAGCGGTTTTGTCGTATTAAACTCTATCCGCGAGGCACTTTACAAGAAAATTTCAGCAAGTCCAGTTGCTATGTCAGTAGCACTTAGCGGCGGCCTATACGCTTCTCACGTATTCATCCCACCAACTCCTGGCCCGATAGCTGCTGCTGGCACACTTGGACTTGGCGGCAATCTACTTCTTGTCATCATCATGGGCACAGTAGTTTCAGTGCCTGTTTTGGTAGCTGTTTATTTCTTTTCAAAAAGTATCGCTAAAAGCGTAACTATTAGCGACAAAGAGGCTGATGCTACGATAACAGCTAGCTACGAGGAGCTTTTAAAGAAATTTGGCAAATTGCCTTGCGGATTTTTGAGCCTTGCTCCTATCATCATGCCTATCATTTTCATGGCGGTTGGCTCTGTGGTAGATGTTTTAGCAAAACAAGGCATGCTTGATAAAGCTGCGCTCTTACCAAAGATATTTTTATTTTTAGGTAACCCTATCATCGCCCTTGCGATCGGCGTGATCTTTTGCGTATTTTTACTAGCTGAAACTAAAAAAATGAGAGAATTTGACCATATAACAAACGAATCATTAAAGATCGCTGGTCCAATACTTTTTATCACCGCAGCTGGCGGCGTTTTGGGCAACGTCATCACCGAGGCTGGCTTTGTAAATTTCATAAAAGAAAATGCCTCAACTATAAAAGCGATAGGAATTTTCTTCCCATTCATCATCTCAGCCGTGCTAAAAACCGCTCAAGGAAGCTCGACCGTGGCTATCATCACGACAGCCTCTATCATGGGCGCATTTAGCGCTGACAACTCACTCATGCACACACTTGGCTTTACGAGCGAAATTTCAGCCGCACTTTGTGTCATGGCGATAGCATCAGGTGCTATGTGCGTATCTCACGCAAACGATAGCTACTTCTGGGTCGTGACAAACTTTAGTAAGATGACCGCAGATCAAGGTTACCGCACACAAACAGCGATGACATTTATCATGGGCGTTGTTGGTATGATCAGCGTTTACATACTATCTTTGGTGCTTTTATGA
- a CDS encoding molybdenum cofactor guanylyltransferase, with amino-acid sequence MQTCVILAGGKSSRMGQDKTLLPFGGFETLTHYQVAKFSKVFDEVFVSSKFEKFNPPLKLIKDESSEDYSPMLALYCVLKSFDHSVFIIPADMPFFDLVSLGELTKFKDEFEMVVAGDDEHIHSLCGFFSPSLAPLARELYKKNEHKIGLLRKNCKCKIVNFDDKEQFFNVNFPDEYKIANEKMKNE; translated from the coding sequence ATGCAAACTTGCGTCATTTTAGCAGGTGGCAAGAGCTCGCGCATGGGTCAGGACAAGACCTTGCTGCCATTTGGGGGATTTGAAACACTCACGCACTATCAGGTCGCTAAATTTAGCAAAGTTTTTGATGAGGTTTTTGTAAGCTCTAAATTTGAGAAATTTAACCCGCCTCTAAAGCTCATAAAAGATGAGAGCAGTGAGGATTATTCGCCGATGTTAGCGCTCTACTGCGTGCTAAAAAGCTTTGATCATAGCGTCTTTATCATCCCAGCTGATATGCCATTTTTTGATCTTGTAAGCCTTGGCGAGCTGACTAAATTTAAAGATGAATTTGAGATGGTTGTGGCTGGCGATGATGAGCATATCCACTCACTTTGTGGTTTTTTTAGCCCAAGTTTAGCCCCGCTTGCACGCGAGCTTTACAAAAAAAATGAGCACAAAATCGGACTTTTACGAAAAAACTGCAAGTGCAAGATAGTAAATTTTGATGATAAAGAGCAGTTTTTTAACGTAAATTTCCCAGACGAGTACAAAATAGCAAATGAAAAGATGAAAAATGAGTAA
- the accB gene encoding acetyl-CoA carboxylase biotin carboxyl carrier protein, whose product MKKEDIKELIEFFNGMEMNHIKIKSGDFEVEVEKFADYCAPAKPVAQAAAPAPTPVNVVVSSEVKPAANSPKDSIKSPMVGTFYAAPSPGAAPFVKVGQRVRKGDVVGIIEAMKIMNEIEAEFDCQITEMLVSDGQPVEFGLPLFGVEKN is encoded by the coding sequence ATGAAAAAAGAAGATATAAAAGAGCTTATCGAATTTTTTAATGGTATGGAGATGAATCATATCAAGATAAAAAGTGGTGATTTTGAGGTCGAGGTAGAGAAATTTGCTGATTATTGCGCACCTGCAAAGCCAGTGGCACAAGCAGCAGCTCCAGCGCCAACACCTGTAAATGTTGTCGTTAGCTCAGAGGTAAAACCAGCTGCAAATTCGCCAAAAGATAGCATAAAATCTCCTATGGTAGGTACTTTCTACGCTGCTCCAAGCCCAGGCGCTGCACCATTTGTAAAAGTAGGTCAAAGAGTGAGAAAAGGCGATGTAGTGGGCATCATCGAAGCTATGAAGATCATGAACGAGATCGAGGCTGAATTTGACTGCCAGATCACTGAGATGCTAGTCTCTGACGGACAGCCAGTTGAGTTTGGATTGCCGTTATTTGGCGTGGAGAAAAATTAA
- the leuC gene encoding 3-isopropylmalate dehydratase large subunit, which translates to MKQTITEKIFSDHVGKEVSAGEIIESKIDMIIGNDITTPISIKQFERSGAKKLANPDGFAIVMDHYIPTKDILSANQAKISREFAYKHDLKNYFDEKDMGIEHALLPEKGLVIPGDVIIGADSHTCTHGALGAFSTGMGSTDLAYAMITGKNWLKVPESIKVVFKGKLDKHVYGKDLILEIIRQIGVDGALYKALEFSGEVIDGLSMDDRFSMCNMAIEAGAKSGIIAVDEITKEFLKDKNLRDKPKFFYSDEGAKYDKILEIDVTNLDPVIAYPFLPSNGKSVRQAVRDDLAIDQAFIGSCTNGRLSDLRIAAQILKGKKVARKTRLIITPATQKIARAAEKEGLIDIFIEAGAVVSNPTCGACLGGYMGILGANERCISTTNRNFVGRMGDRTSEIYLANSAVVAASAIAGKIADPRDL; encoded by the coding sequence ATGAAACAAACTATCACAGAAAAAATATTTTCAGATCACGTTGGCAAAGAGGTAAGCGCAGGAGAGATCATCGAGAGCAAGATCGATATGATCATAGGTAACGACATCACGACGCCTATCTCTATAAAGCAGTTTGAGCGAAGTGGCGCTAAAAAGCTAGCTAACCCAGACGGCTTTGCCATCGTGATGGACCACTACATCCCGACAAAGGACATCCTAAGCGCAAATCAAGCCAAAATTTCACGCGAATTTGCCTACAAACACGACCTTAAAAACTATTTTGACGAAAAAGATATGGGTATCGAGCACGCGCTTTTGCCTGAAAAAGGGCTAGTCATCCCAGGCGACGTCATCATCGGCGCAGACAGTCACACCTGTACGCACGGCGCTCTTGGGGCATTTAGCACCGGCATGGGCAGCACCGACCTAGCTTACGCGATGATCACTGGCAAAAACTGGCTTAAAGTGCCTGAAAGCATCAAAGTCGTCTTTAAAGGCAAGCTTGATAAGCACGTCTACGGCAAAGACCTCATCCTTGAGATCATCCGCCAAATAGGCGTTGATGGCGCACTTTACAAGGCGCTTGAGTTTAGCGGCGAGGTGATAGATGGCCTTAGTATGGATGATAGATTTTCAATGTGTAACATGGCAATCGAAGCTGGCGCAAAGAGCGGTATCATCGCGGTTGATGAGATCACGAAAGAGTTTTTAAAAGATAAAAATTTACGCGATAAGCCAAAATTTTTCTACTCCGATGAGGGCGCAAAATACGACAAAATTTTAGAGATCGATGTTACAAATCTCGATCCAGTCATCGCATATCCATTTTTGCCAAGCAACGGCAAGAGCGTAAGACAGGCGGTTCGCGACGATCTAGCTATCGATCAGGCATTTATCGGCTCATGTACAAATGGCCGTCTAAGCGACCTTCGTATCGCAGCACAGATCCTAAAAGGCAAAAAAGTAGCCCGCAAAACAAGGCTCATCATCACTCCAGCGACGCAAAAGATCGCAAGAGCTGCTGAAAAAGAGGGACTAATCGACATTTTCATCGAAGCAGGTGCAGTTGTGAGCAACCCAACTTGTGGTGCTTGTCTTGGCGGATATATGGGCATTTTAGGTGCAAATGAGCGCTGCATATCAACAACAAATAGAAATTTCGTCGGTCGTATGGGCGATAGGACTAGTGAAATTTATCTAGCTAACTCGGCTGTTGTGGCGGCGAGCGCGATAGCTGGTAAAATCGCTGATCCGCGTGATCTTTAG
- a CDS encoding TonB-dependent siderophore receptor: MAISGADIGDIKPEEGKSIEFGSKFQNDSITASVAVSNINKKNIMRTVDGVSTPVGEARSRGFEFDFNGRVTQGLSLGASYAYTKTEVRKDSGAFAVLVGKPLEATPKHQASLFANYDFSHLGAKGLRIGGGAKYFGSWYTYYMRTNLPAVPAGTAFKINSAVVYDAFISYDTKIAGYETNFSFNVKNLTDKLYYTSSSTGTQANIIPIQPGYARQFMLTASVKF, encoded by the coding sequence ATGGCGATCAGCGGCGCTGACATAGGCGATATAAAGCCAGAAGAGGGCAAAAGTATAGAGTTTGGATCTAAATTTCAAAACGATAGCATAACAGCAAGTGTAGCAGTTTCTAACATCAATAAGAAAAACATCATGCGCACCGTAGATGGCGTGAGTACGCCAGTTGGCGAGGCGCGCTCTAGAGGATTTGAGTTTGATTTTAATGGTCGTGTAACGCAAGGGCTAAGTCTTGGCGCTAGCTACGCATACACTAAAACCGAGGTGCGAAAAGATAGTGGCGCCTTTGCAGTACTCGTTGGCAAACCGCTTGAAGCCACGCCAAAGCATCAAGCAAGCCTCTTTGCTAACTATGACTTTAGCCATCTTGGCGCAAAAGGGCTAAGGATCGGCGGTGGAGCTAAGTATTTTGGCTCGTGGTATACATACTACATGAGGACAAATTTACCTGCAGTGCCAGCAGGAACAGCATTTAAGATAAATAGCGCGGTTGTTTATGATGCTTTTATCAGCTATGATACAAAGATCGCAGGCTATGAGACAAATTTCTCATTTAATGTCAAAAACCTAACCGATAAGCTCTACTACACATCTTCATCGACTGGCACACAGGCAAATATCATACCGATACAGCCAGGCTATGCTCGTCAGTTTATGCTCACTGCGTCGGTTAAATTTTAA
- a CDS encoding NFACT RNA binding domain-containing protein, translating into MKYAHLVQIASYLSKFKKISQAKRVSDMAILIEFSGEKIIFDLNKSNSAVYKDDELKEAKIYQAPFDNVLKKRFNASHIKSVECLKDNRILKFICTQSGSYKSENFILYLEFTGRFTNAVITDENNVIIEALRHIDNSYRKIETGEVLKELPAIAIKEKPCEPITDFDEFFKRETARINEARIASLKEAKLASVQKKIDSMREILNSLEDKDELMKKSEEFANYGSLLLANLANFKGYEREISLNDFDGNEIKLTLNDTPKNSANEFYSRSKKLRAKALGVEIEKRNLSEKIEFLEGLKSLLKEANSAYELEILSPKNKAKQRERHIKDVSENAEIFYVREFKILVGRNEKGNINLLDLAKKDDIWLHLKDAPSAHVIIKTNKSKVPEDVLEMAAKFCVEFSVKGAGRYEVDYTKRENLRRENGANVTYTNYKTIIINKG; encoded by the coding sequence ATGAAGTATGCACATTTAGTTCAAATAGCAAGTTATCTATCAAAATTTAAAAAGATAAGCCAAGCAAAGCGCGTAAGCGACATGGCTATACTTATCGAATTTAGCGGCGAAAAGATTATTTTTGATCTAAATAAGTCAAACTCAGCGGTCTATAAAGATGATGAGCTAAAAGAGGCGAAAATTTATCAAGCACCCTTTGATAATGTCCTAAAAAAACGCTTTAACGCCTCGCATATAAAAAGCGTCGAGTGCCTAAAAGACAATAGAATTTTAAAATTTATCTGCACGCAAAGTGGCTCATATAAAAGCGAAAATTTCATCCTTTATCTTGAATTTACCGGTCGCTTTACAAACGCTGTGATAACTGATGAAAATAACGTTATCATCGAGGCGCTAAGGCACATCGATAATAGCTACCGCAAGATAGAAACTGGCGAAGTTTTAAAAGAGCTGCCAGCTATCGCTATAAAAGAAAAGCCGTGCGAACCTATAACGGACTTTGATGAGTTTTTTAAAAGAGAAACTGCTAGGATAAATGAAGCAAGGATAGCTAGCCTAAAAGAGGCAAAGCTTGCTAGCGTGCAAAAAAAGATAGATAGTATGAGAGAAATTTTAAACTCGCTTGAAGATAAAGATGAGCTAATGAAAAAGAGCGAGGAGTTTGCAAACTACGGCTCACTTTTGCTTGCAAATTTGGCAAATTTTAAGGGCTATGAGAGAGAAATTTCTCTTAATGATTTTGACGGCAACGAGATAAAACTAACTCTTAACGATACGCCAAAAAATAGCGCAAATGAATTTTACTCAAGGTCAAAAAAACTTCGCGCAAAAGCCCTTGGAGTGGAGATAGAAAAGAGAAATTTAAGCGAAAAGATCGAGTTTTTAGAGGGGCTAAAATCACTTTTAAAAGAGGCAAATAGCGCTTACGAGCTTGAAATTTTAAGCCCAAAAAACAAGGCAAAACAAAGAGAGAGACACATAAAAGATGTGAGCGAAAATGCTGAAATTTTTTACGTTAGAGAGTTTAAAATTTTAGTTGGCAGAAACGAAAAAGGCAATATAAATTTACTCGATCTCGCCAAAAAAGATGATATCTGGCTTCATCTAAAAGACGCCCCAAGTGCTCACGTCATCATCAAGACAAACAAGAGCAAAGTGCCAGAAGACGTGCTAGAAATGGCTGCTAAATTTTGCGTGGAATTTAGCGTAAAAGGGGCTGGCAGATACGAGGTGGATTACACCAAACGCGAAAATTTAAGGCGTGAAAATGGCGCAAACGTCACTTACACAAACTACAAAACGATCATCATAAATAAAGGCTAA
- a CDS encoding TonB-dependent siderophore receptor, whose product MSYKGDDYRINFAYTHTRSTDPIDRGMYLVPSTGELLPIDKKRRLDEPFNKLKTKLDTADINFEKNLGENWMLKGAYAFSGSRHEYGHIRLMNVNLNTGIASRRNEAYDGFIHRTHAGSLNLNGYVKTGELEHNLLFGIDAKEYYRYRPGALNSYSSGTTQRNFPINVYNPVYGTVAYPSDRASGIQYQKLKTIGFYAQDSINLTQNLIYSLGARYEYYDQVARGTTSGPNSTDQQDGKFTWQTGLLYLLTPEWSVYTNYLRAKLQPTNGDQRR is encoded by the coding sequence CTGTCATATAAAGGCGATGACTACCGCATAAATTTCGCCTACACTCACACTCGCTCAACCGATCCGATCGACCGCGGCATGTATCTCGTCCCAAGCACCGGCGAACTACTGCCTATAGATAAGAAAAGACGACTTGACGAGCCATTTAATAAGCTTAAAACAAAGCTTGACACTGCTGATATAAATTTTGAGAAAAATCTCGGCGAAAACTGGATGCTAAAGGGCGCTTATGCCTTTTCTGGGTCTCGTCATGAGTACGGTCACATCAGACTAATGAATGTAAATTTAAACACTGGCATTGCATCTAGGCGAAACGAGGCGTATGACGGCTTTATCCACCGCACGCACGCAGGTTCATTAAATTTAAATGGCTATGTTAAAACAGGCGAGCTGGAGCACAACTTGCTCTTTGGCATCGATGCAAAGGAGTACTACCGCTATAGACCTGGCGCACTAAACAGCTATAGCTCTGGCACGACGCAAAGAAATTTCCCTATAAATGTCTATAACCCAGTCTATGGCACGGTAGCCTATCCGTCTGATAGAGCCTCAGGTATCCAGTACCAAAAGCTAAAAACGATCGGATTTTACGCACAAGATAGCATAAATTTGACCCAAAATTTGATCTACTCTTTAGGAGCTAGATACGAATACTACGACCAAGTAGCTCGCGGCACGACTAGCGGACCAAATAGCACAGATCAGCAAGATGGCAAATTTACGTGGCAAACTGGGCTTTTGTATCTGCTAACACCTGAGTGGTCGGTCTATACCAACTACCTACGCGCAAAGCTTCAACCCACAAATGGCGATCAGCGGCGCTGA
- a CDS encoding phospholipase A: MSKFTLLLSLSLTFLMASRTDDFKRAQELEQSGDIKGAMQIYKELAKSSLGEQEAVQNAQASEPVPSDAKLKQADLLRDKSDKNLQNALGIELYKFNYLLPVTYAKTVPDDGRKSVETKFQISLAKPLFYDVFGLRESLVAAYTQTSWWQITKTSAPFRETNYQPEIFLNFASPKYLEQIGVKNLKFGLLHESNGRDGTNSRSWNRAYVQGDLVYGDLTISPRVWSVIGEKNDNKEILNYIGHGDLRLSYKLNDQIFSLMLRNNLHFDKTNKGAAEISYMFPIFSSGVYGYLQYFTGYGESLIDYDRHTDKIGLGFVILK, from the coding sequence ATGAGTAAATTTACATTGCTTTTAAGCCTTAGTCTTACATTTTTGATGGCAAGCAGGACGGATGACTTTAAAAGGGCGCAAGAGCTTGAGCAAAGTGGCGATATAAAGGGTGCGATGCAAATTTATAAAGAGCTAGCCAAAAGCTCTTTAGGCGAGCAAGAAGCAGTGCAAAATGCGCAAGCAAGCGAGCCAGTACCAAGTGACGCGAAACTGAAGCAGGCTGATCTTTTAAGAGATAAAAGCGATAAAAATTTACAAAACGCACTTGGCATCGAGCTTTATAAATTTAACTACCTTTTGCCAGTAACTTACGCTAAAACTGTCCCAGATGACGGGCGAAAGAGCGTTGAGACGAAGTTTCAAATAAGCCTTGCAAAGCCACTATTTTACGATGTTTTTGGACTTAGAGAGAGCCTCGTGGCAGCATATACACAAACCTCTTGGTGGCAGATAACAAAAACCTCAGCGCCGTTTCGTGAGACAAACTATCAGCCTGAAATTTTCTTAAATTTCGCCTCTCCAAAATACCTAGAGCAAATAGGCGTGAAAAACCTAAAATTTGGACTTTTGCATGAGTCAAACGGACGAGATGGCACTAACTCAAGGAGCTGGAACAGAGCCTACGTGCAAGGCGATCTAGTCTATGGAGATTTAACCATTTCACCAAGAGTTTGGAGCGTGATCGGTGAAAAGAACGACAATAAAGAAATTTTAAACTACATCGGACACGGAGATCTAAGGCTTAGTTACAAGCTAAATGACCAAATTTTTAGCCTAATGCTAAGAAATAACTTACATTTTGATAAAACAAATAAAGGTGCAGCTGAAATTTCATATATGTTTCCGATATTTTCAAGCGGCGTTTATGGCTATTTGCAGTATTTTACAGGATATGGCGAGAGTTTGATTGACTATGATAGGCACACTGACAAGATTGGTCTTGGCTTTGTTATTTTAAAATAG
- a CDS encoding TonB-dependent siderophore receptor encodes MSKFRISIALCFAISALNGADVNLEGVSVEDSADDGYRATTSEVGKTNTPILEIPQTVNVVTAQQLKDKKPETLAESLQNVSGISYGNTTGGIFDSIIKRGFGGGRDGSIMRNGVPASVMHSFNKTVESVEVLKGPASLLYGAQEPGGIINMVTKKPKYDFANEIWAGFGNRNYWNTGFDTTGPIAESGFAYRFIFDTMKKGLLERVWRV; translated from the coding sequence TTGAGTAAATTTCGCATTAGTATCGCACTTTGTTTTGCGATTTCGGCTTTAAATGGCGCTGATGTAAATTTAGAAGGCGTGAGCGTAGAAGATAGCGCTGATGATGGTTATAGAGCCACAACGAGCGAAGTTGGCAAGACAAATACGCCTATCCTTGAGATACCACAAACCGTAAATGTCGTGACAGCTCAACAACTAAAAGACAAAAAGCCAGAGACACTAGCAGAGAGCCTTCAAAACGTGAGCGGCATAAGCTATGGCAACACAACGGGTGGCATTTTTGACTCGATCATCAAGCGAGGTTTTGGTGGTGGGCGTGATGGCTCTATAATGCGAAATGGTGTGCCAGCTAGCGTCATGCATAGCTTTAACAAAACCGTAGAAAGCGTCGAGGTGCTAAAAGGCCCAGCTAGCTTGCTTTATGGCGCACAAGAGCCAGGCGGCATAATAAACATGGTAACTAAAAAGCCAAAATATGACTTTGCAAATGAAATTTGGGCTGGTTTTGGCAACCGCAACTACTGGAACACTGGCTTTGACACCACAGGACCGATCGCAGAGAGCGGCTTTGCGTATAGATTTATATTTGATACGATGAAAAAAGGACTATTGGAGAGAGTTTGGCGAGTATAA
- a CDS encoding ComEA family DNA-binding protein — protein sequence MKKVMLSLLVAASTMFAAVNLNTASKEELMSLDGIGASKADAIIEYRKANKFNSIEDLKNVNGIGDKTFENLKSEISTSGETKIDKTKAKAKSKKDELKEKVSKKSSEVKEKKDNAEDKVKEKKEKVKKEAKSKAKEKIEK from the coding sequence ATGAAAAAGGTTATGTTATCGTTATTAGTAGCAGCTTCTACAATGTTTGCAGCTGTAAATTTAAATACTGCTTCAAAAGAAGAGTTAATGAGCCTAGATGGTATAGGTGCTTCAAAAGCAGATGCTATTATTGAGTATAGAAAGGCAAATAAATTTAACTCGATAGAAGATCTCAAAAATGTAAATGGCATAGGTGATAAGACATTTGAAAATTTAAAATCAGAAATTTCAACATCTGGCGAGACAAAAATAGACAAAACGAAAGCTAAAGCAAAATCTAAAAAAGATGAGCTAAAAGAAAAAGTAAGTAAAAAGAGCAGCGAAGTAAAAGAAAAAAAAGACAACGCTGAAGATAAAGTAAAAGAGAAGAAGGAAAAAGTAAAAAAAGAGGCTAAAAGTAAAGCCAAAGAGAAGATAGAAAAGTAA
- a CDS encoding SemiSWEET family transporter, with translation MSERNLQILGWIGTCLSVVMYFSYIPQIMGNLDGNKTPYIQPLAAALNCTIWTSYGLLKAKRDYPLAAANLPGIIFGLLATITAF, from the coding sequence ATGAGTGAAAGAAATTTACAAATTTTAGGTTGGATAGGCACGTGCTTATCGGTTGTTATGTATTTTTCATACATCCCACAAATAATGGGCAACCTTGATGGCAACAAAACGCCTTATATACAGCCACTAGCTGCTGCGCTAAACTGCACGATATGGACTAGCTATGGCTTACTAAAAGCCAAAAGAGACTATCCGCTAGCAGCTGCAAACTTACCAGGCATAATCTTTGGACTTTTGGCAACTATAACAGCGTTTTAA
- a CDS encoding glycerate kinase family protein: MRILVAIDSLKGSLSSLEAGLAIKEALEEFCDVVVKPVADGGEGSVEAMADALDAKFIDTIVKNPLGTEILARYALKDDLAILEMSSASGLTLINPDERNPMKTSTFGFGQMIKDAISKGARKFIIGIGGSATNDAGTGMLSALGFKFYDKNGALLEGKGEDLAQICDFSDDEALKELKECEFLIACDVDNPLYGQKGAAYVYAPQKGANGRMVKQLDDGLKHFASLVKEKNGTKFHTQKGAGAAGGLGFAFVAFLGAKLKPGIEIITQTIALEDEIKKADLVITGEGRMDFQSTMGKTPTGVAKLAKRHHKPVIALAGSVQRCAKDCHKHGIDAYFCILNEPMSLEEAMRKDNAIRNLKMTAEQVIRLYMLNHKA, encoded by the coding sequence ATGAGAATTTTGGTTGCGATAGATTCATTAAAAGGCTCGCTAAGCTCGCTTGAGGCGGGCCTTGCTATAAAAGAGGCGCTTGAAGAGTTTTGTGACGTCGTCGTAAAGCCAGTGGCTGACGGCGGCGAGGGCAGCGTGGAGGCTATGGCTGACGCGCTTGATGCGAAATTTATAGATACCATTGTAAAAAACCCTCTTGGGACTGAAATTTTAGCTAGATATGCCCTAAAAGATGACCTTGCCATACTTGAGATGTCAAGCGCTTCAGGACTTACTCTTATAAATCCTGATGAGAGAAATCCTATGAAAACTAGCACATTTGGCTTTGGTCAGATGATAAAAGATGCCATTAGCAAGGGTGCTAGGAAATTTATCATAGGCATTGGCGGAAGTGCGACAAATGACGCTGGCACAGGCATGCTAAGCGCTCTTGGATTTAAATTTTATGACAAAAATGGCGCTTTGCTTGAGGGCAAAGGTGAGGATCTAGCTCAAATTTGCGACTTTTCAGACGATGAGGCGCTAAAAGAGTTAAAAGAATGCGAATTTTTAATCGCCTGTGATGTGGATAATCCACTTTACGGTCAAAAGGGCGCAGCCTACGTCTATGCACCACAAAAGGGCGCAAATGGCCGCATGGTAAAGCAGCTTGATGACGGCTTAAAGCACTTTGCAAGCCTTGTAAAAGAGAAAAATGGCACTAAATTTCACACGCAAAAGGGCGCTGGAGCAGCTGGCGGACTTGGCTTTGCTTTTGTGGCATTTTTGGGCGCGAAGCTCAAGCCTGGTATCGAGATCATCACGCAGACAATAGCACTTGAAGATGAGATCAAAAAGGCTGATCTTGTCATCACTGGCGAGGGCCGCATGGACTTTCAAAGCACCATGGGCAAGACCCCAACAGGCGTGGCAAAGCTAGCTAAGAGGCATCATAAGCCAGTCATCGCGCTTGCTGGAAGCGTGCAAAGGTGCGCCAAAGACTGCCACAAGCACGGCATAGATGCCTATTTTTGCATACTAAATGAGCCAATGAGCCTTGAAGAAGCCATGCGAAAAGATAATGCCATTAGAAATTTAAAGATGACCGCCGAGCAAGTCATCCGCCTTTATATGCTAAACCACAAAGCATAA